AGGCCGTGCACGCCCAGGGCGTCATCCACCGCGACATCAAACCCGCCAATGTGCTCATCGACGATGGGACGCCCAAAATCGCCGACTTCGGCCTGGCCGGGGGCAACGTACGCGATTGCGTGACCCAAGACCATCATATCCTCGGCACGTTGCCCTACATGGCCGAGGAACAGTTTCTGGACTTGAACCTGGCCGACACCCGAGCCGACGTATTCTCCCTAGGCCGGGTCTTGTTCGAGGCCATGGCCGGGAAAAAAGCCCTGAAGAAAGCCAAGCCATTCGACACGGTAGGGTTGGAAAATCCGGTTAGCGACTTTCAAAAGCGCCTGGATCGAATCATCCGGCAGGCCTCGGCCAAAAATGTGGCCAAGCGCCTGCCGTCGGTCAGAACCCTGCGCCTTGCCCTGGAAGAACTCGTGGCCGAGGCCCCAACCAAGGGAGCTTACCAGGGCGCACCACACCGAACCGTTTGGCTCGTCTCGGCCGCGATCCTGGCCGTACTTTTCGGGGGAGGGCTGCTTTACCACTTCCTGTGGCAAATGCCGTCGCGGCAGGCCGGGCAGGTGGAGTTGAAAATGGAGAAGGCTACGCCGCAGCCCTCTCCGATGCCCCAAGCCCCTGCCCAACCTGGAACGGAAACACCGCCCCCCTTGCGCCTAGCCCCGGGCGAGACGCCGCCCCAGCGTTTGGCCACACCAGACGGCTCGAAGTTTGCTCTGGTCCCCGGCGGCGAGATTTCATTGAAGAGCGATGGCGGCACCCTGGAAACCATCCAAGTCGCCCCGTTTTATATGGAAGAAACCCAAGTCACCAATCACCAGTACATCATGTTTCTCAATCGAGTACGCAACCATATCCAGGTCAAAAAAGAAGCGGTTTACGGCGAGGACGGCCTATGGCTGCTGCTGGGGGAGGTCGCCCCGGGTTATGAGCCAATCGCCTACCGGGACGGCGAATTCGTGATGGACATGACCAATGGCGTTAACCCCGTCGTCCGGGTCACGGCCAAGGGAGCGCGGGCCTATGCCCATTTCTTCGGCCGCAGGATACCCACCCTGGCCGAATGGGAATTGGCTAGGCAGGAGGGGGCGAAAAACGAGAAGCCGGTTTCGATCCTGCCCTTGCCAAGTCCGTTCCAACTCGTTCAGCACATGCACGCCGCGCCTGAACCTGCCCCGCCCTTATCTCCTGCCCCGGAGAACCCCACGCAAGCCACGCCGAAACAAGTCAAATCGTCCGTTTCGCCCGTGCCAAAGCCCGTGCCGACTCCGTCGGCCTCACGGCGCGAGGTCTTCCCCGTGGGCGAAGCGTCGACCAATGGGCTCGGCATCAAAGGGTTGGGAGTCAACGTCAACGAATGGACTACGGTGAAGACCGGCGCCGAAACGGAATATTTCATCGTGGGCGGCGCCAGGCCCAGCAGGACCAAGGAGCCTTATAAGCGCCAAAAATGGGAGGCCTTCGGCGATGTGGGGTTCCGCACGGTCATCCCCCTGCCCCAACCGCAAACTTCTATGTAGATGAAGGACAGCCATGCAAGCATTCGGGGCGAGCGATCAAGGACGGGTCAGACGTCAAAATCAGGACCGATTCCTGGTCAGGCAACTGCCGGACGGTTCCATGCTCCTGGCCGTGGCCGACGGTCTTGGCGGCCAGGCTGGGGGCGACGTGGCGGCCCAGGCGGTTGTTGACGCCCTGGTCCGTCTGGAACCAGGCGACGGCCCGCCCGAGTGGCTATTGGCCTTGGCCGTGGAAACGGCTGCGACCGATATCCAAGAAAAAACCTTGGCCGACCCAAAGCTGGCCGGCATGGGCTCCACCGCCACCGTTGTTTGGGTACAAAACAATTTTGCCGTTTACGCTCACATCGGCGATAGCCGCCTCTACCTGTGGCGCAACGGCGTTTTGTCCAGGATCACTACCGACCATACCTTTCTCCAGGATTTTTTGGACGATGGCAGTCTCACACCGGAACAGATTAAGGACCATCCGTTCCGGAACATACTGGACAAGTGCGTGGGCTGCGACGGGTCCGAGCCGGACACCGGGAGCCTCGCGCTGCACGAGGGCGACGCCCTGCTTTTGTGCACTGACGGGTTATTCAAGGAGCTTCACGAGGCGGACATCGCCGCTATCATGGCCTCGGGCGCAACACCACAGGAAACGGCGACCACATTGCTCAACCAGGCTCTGGCAGCCGGCGGGCGTGACAACATCACCGTGGTCATGCTGCGGCTAACGCTTTGATTGGATACATCAAATTTTACCAATATTCTATATGAGCACATTGAA
The nucleotide sequence above comes from Desulfovibrio sp. TomC. Encoded proteins:
- a CDS encoding bifunctional serine/threonine-protein kinase/formylglycine-generating enzyme family protein: MSEDETKHLFEEGTIINGKWTILDHIATGGKGEVYLAKQRDLDRRVALKIISRAFLKSLADDEAEMAVELERFRREVQVMARLRHPNILQVFDYDQVEIDGSPLNYLVMEYVPGPTLALTMPEDGLGSDAETLKNWIRQYFLPVCNGMEAVHAQGVIHRDIKPANVLIDDGTPKIADFGLAGGNVRDCVTQDHHILGTLPYMAEEQFLDLNLADTRADVFSLGRVLFEAMAGKKALKKAKPFDTVGLENPVSDFQKRLDRIIRQASAKNVAKRLPSVRTLRLALEELVAEAPTKGAYQGAPHRTVWLVSAAILAVLFGGGLLYHFLWQMPSRQAGQVELKMEKATPQPSPMPQAPAQPGTETPPPLRLAPGETPPQRLATPDGSKFALVPGGEISLKSDGGTLETIQVAPFYMEETQVTNHQYIMFLNRVRNHIQVKKEAVYGEDGLWLLLGEVAPGYEPIAYRDGEFVMDMTNGVNPVVRVTAKGARAYAHFFGRRIPTLAEWELARQEGAKNEKPVSILPLPSPFQLVQHMHAAPEPAPPLSPAPENPTQATPKQVKSSVSPVPKPVPTPSASRREVFPVGEASTNGLGIKGLGVNVNEWTTVKTGAETEYFIVGGARPSRTKEPYKRQKWEAFGDVGFRTVIPLPQPQTSM
- a CDS encoding PP2C family protein-serine/threonine phosphatase; the protein is MQAFGASDQGRVRRQNQDRFLVRQLPDGSMLLAVADGLGGQAGGDVAAQAVVDALVRLEPGDGPPEWLLALAVETAATDIQEKTLADPKLAGMGSTATVVWVQNNFAVYAHIGDSRLYLWRNGVLSRITTDHTFLQDFLDDGSLTPEQIKDHPFRNILDKCVGCDGSEPDTGSLALHEGDALLLCTDGLFKELHEADIAAIMASGATPQETATTLLNQALAAGGRDNITVVMLRLTL